In one Culex quinquefasciatus strain JHB chromosome 2, VPISU_Cqui_1.0_pri_paternal, whole genome shotgun sequence genomic region, the following are encoded:
- the LOC6043068 gene encoding cytochrome P450 9e2, producing the protein MEVDLLYVTTFVTIIGLLYYLLTKNNGYFHDKPIPSMAVYPLLGSSAPLMLKRVTFPNFVKLIYDKYPSARVFGFFDTTTPIFVIRDPELIKRIAVKDFDHFVDHRPMFGHVDMDGDDSHKLFAKSLFAMTGQRWREMRATLSPAFTGSKMRQMFGLMVEGCETLMQYLEDQTNAKGSTVEIEVKDVLSRLGIDVIATCAFGLKVNSLKEPENEFYRQGRRIVNFSGFGFILKIASMRFFPKLTTMLGIDVVDREQADYFTKLIRDTMSTREGQGIVRHDMIDLLIQAKKNTLSHQEESESQDGFATVEESNVGKVQLSRPMTESEMVAQCLIFFVAGFEAVSTTALFAVYELVRHPEIQDRLYQEVLQTKESLQGKQISYDVLQQMKYLDMVVSETLRIWAPSTATDRLCVRDYELDAGDGLRFTIDKGTCVWFPVYGLHHDPKYYPNPERFDPERFNDENKRNINLGAYLPFGSGPRNCIGSRFALMEIKAILYHMLLKFSFEQSENTQIPLQLEKGLSNLATERGLHVNLRLRSDVK; encoded by the exons ATGGAGGTCGATCTGCTGTACGTCACCACGTTCGTTACCATCATTGGTCTGCTGTACTATCTACTGACCAAAAACAATGGGTACTTCCACGACAAACCAATCCCATCAATGGCCGTTTACCCTCTGTTGGGATCGTCAGCACCGTTGATGCTGAAAAGGGTTACTTTCCCGAACTTTGTCAAGTTAATTTACGACAAGTATCCGTCAGCTCG GGTGTTCGGGTTTTTCGACACTACGACCCCGATCTTCGTCATCCGTGATCCGGAGCTGATCAAGCGGATTGCGGTTAAGGATTTTGACCACTTTGTGGACCACCGACCGATGTTCGGTCACGTGGACATGGACGGTGATGATTCGCACAAGCTGTTTGCCAAATCACTGTTCGCCATGACTGGACAGCGCTGGCGGGAGATGCGAGCAACGTTGAGTCCGGCGTTCACCGGGAGTAAGATGCGTCAGATGTTTGGACTGATGGTGGAGGGATGTGAGACACTGATGCAGTACCTTGAAGATCAAACAAATGCCAAAGGAAGCACGGTTGAGATTGAGGTTAAGGACGTTCTTTCGAGGTTGGGAATCGACGTGATTGCGACTTGTGCCTTCGGGTTGAAGGTAAACTCGTTAAAAGAACCCGAGAATGAGTTTTACCGACAGGGTAGAAGAATTGTGAATTTTTCCGGATTTGGATTTATATTAAAGATAGCCTCAATGCGGTTCTTCCCCAAGCTGACGACAATGCTCGGAATCGACGTTGTTGATCGTGAACAAGCTGATTACTTCACTAAACTCATCCGGGATACTATGAGCACTCGCGAAGGTCAAGGTATTGTTCGGCATGATATGATTGACTTGCTGATACAAGCTAAGAAAAATACTTTGAGCCATCAGGAAGAGTCAGAATCACAGGACGGCTTCGCAACCGTAGAGGAATCCAACGTTGGAAAGGTCCAGCTTTCTCGACCAATGACGGAAAGTGAAATGGTGGCGCAGTGTTTGATTTTCTTCGTTGCCGGGTTCGAAGCAGTCTCCACGACCGCCTTGTTTGCAGTCTACGAGTTGGTCCGTCATCCCGAAATTCAAGACAGGCTGTACCAAGAAGTATTGCAGACTAAGGAATCCCTCCAGGGAAAGCAAATCTCGTACGACGTGCTGCAACAAATGAAATACCTAGATATGGTCGTATCGGAAACCCTCCGCATCTGGGCACCTTCAACGGCCACCGATCGTTTATGTGTTCGTGACTACGAACTCGATGCTGGTGACGGTTTGAGGTTTACCATCGATAAAGGAACCTGTGTGTGGTTCCCGGTTTATGGATTGCACCATGATCCCAAGTACTACCCAAATCCGGAAAGATTCGATCCAGAGAGATTCAACGATGAAAACAAACGAAACATCAACCTAGGAGCGTACCTGCCATTCGGCAGTGGTCCCCGGAACTGTATTGGATCCAGATTTGCCCTCATGGAAATCAAGGCCATTTTGTACCACATGTTGCTGAAGTTTTCGTTCGAACAGAGTGAAAATACCCAGATACCACTGCAGCTGGAGAAGGGATTATCAAACCTGGCAACGGAGCGAGGGCTCCATGTTAATCTGCGTTTGAGAAGTGATGTAAAATAG
- the LOC6043069 gene encoding probable cytochrome P450 9f2, whose translation MEIDLFHLAAVITIFALVYRHLTKNNDYFHDKPIPSLAVKPGIGSTGSLMFKRCSFSDYIKSIYDKFPSVKVFGLFDTTMPFFVIRDPELIKQIAVKDFDHFVDHRTIMGNDDSGDSPRLFGNSLFSMNGQRWRDMRATLSPAFTGSKMRQMFQLMVDCCETMVRYYDREVGNHGGSMEIEVKDMLSRVGIDVIASCAFGLKVDSFKEQENEFLKQGRKMVNFGRIGLVFKMLAIRMFPKLLGGLGFDIIDKDQTEYFTKLIKDTVKARESQGVVRNDMIDMLLQAKKGELKHHQEKEEQEGFATVQESDLGKGSVIKPMTENEMIAQCFIFFIAGFDSVSTSVMFAIYELVRNPEVQDKLCVEVLNTRKSLHGKPLTYDALQKMEYLDMVISETLRMWAPAPAIDRLCVRDYELDDGEGLKFTIEKGTCVWFPVHGIHLDPKYFPEPEKFDPERFSDENKQNIVSGTYLPFGVGPRNCIGSRFALMEVKAILYHMLLKFSFVKNENTQIPLGLRKGFTNMGTEKPIYVQLVKRN comes from the exons ATGGAGATCGATCTGTTTCACCTAGCAGCAGTGATTACAATCTTCGCGTTGGTGTACCGTCACCTTACGAAGAACAATGATTACTTTCACGATAAGCCGATACCTTCGTTGGCGGTGAAGCCCGGCATCGGATCAACCGGATCGCTAATGTTCAAGCGATGTTCTTTTTCGGATTACATCAAATCCATCTACGACAAGTTTCCGTCCGTCAA AGTGTTCGGACTGTTTGATACCACGATGCCATTCTTCGTGATACGCGACCCAGAGCTGATCAAACAGATTGCTGTGAAGGACTTTGACCACTTTGTGGATCACCGGACCATCATGGGCAACGACGACAGTGGAGATTCACCGAGGCTGTTTGGCAACTCACTGTTTTCGATGAACGGGCAACGGTGGCGGGATATGCGGGCAACGCTGAGTCCGGCCTTCACCGGAAGCAAGATGAGGCAGATGTTCCAGCTGATGGTTGATTGCTGCGAAACGATGGTGCGGTATTATGACCGTGAGGTTGGAAATCATGGTGGTTCCATGGAGATTGAAGTGAAGGATATGCTTTCGCGGGTTGGAATCGATGTGATTGCTTCGTGTGCGTTTGGATTGAAGGTGGATTCGTTCAAGGAACAAGAGAATGAGTTCTTGAAACAGGGTaggaaaatggtgaactttggaCGAATTGGATTGGTGTTCAAGATGCTGGCGATCCGGATGTTTCCAAAGTTATTGGGTGGACTTGGGTTCGATATAATCGATAAGGATCAGACAGAGTACTTTACAAAGTTAATTAAAGACACTGTTAAGGCTCGTGAAAGTCAGGGTGTTGTACGGAATGATATGATCGATATGTTGCTACAAGCTAAGAAAGGCGAATTGAAGCATCATCAGGAAAAGGAAGAACAGGAAGGATTCGCCACGGTGCAGGAGTCCGATTTAGGTAAAGGTTCAGTTATCAAACCAATGACAGAGAATGAGATGATCGCTcagtgtttcatattttttattgctgGATTTGATTCCGTGTCCACGAGTGTTATGTTTGCTATTTACGAGCTTGTTCGAAATCCGGAAGTTCAAGACAAATTGTGCGTAGAGGTACTGAACACTAGAAAGTCCCTGCATGGTAAACCTCTCACCTACGACGCTTTGCAAAAGATGGAATACCTGGACATGGTAATCTCAGAAACGCTACGAATGTGGGCACCGGCCCCAGCTATTGATAGACTTTGCGTCCGCGACTACGAATTGGATGACGGTGAAGGGCTAAAGTTTACCATCGAAAAAGGTACTTGTGTGTGGTTTCCGGTTCACGGAATACACCTGGATCCCAAGTACTTTCCCGAGCCGGAAAAATTCGATCCAGAGCGGTTCAGCGATGAGAACAAACAGAACATCGTGTCAGGTACATACTTGCCGTTTGGGGTTGGACCACGGAACTGCATCGGGTCGAGGTTTGCCCTTATGGAAGTGAAAGCGATTTTGTATCACATGcttttgaagttttcttttgttaaaaatgaaaacactcaaattccACTTGGTTTGAGGAAGGGATTTACTAATATGGGTACCGAAAAGCCAATTTACGTACAACTGGTGAAGCGCaattaa